The proteins below come from a single Zhouia spongiae genomic window:
- a CDS encoding tetratricopeptide repeat-containing sensor histidine kinase produces MKAYADSLQHALGKEDNDSIKAQIHIQLINYWLYRDTTVAHKHLMEGRALSVNYPYLYGMSYYAEGLYYFNSDAGKSVNAYLKADTILGQLKTREAYIARSNLWNNIAVQKQRKDDDRGHVDVLLNKAIPLAEKAKDSATMAFEYSAVGVSFMNMSQYEKAVPYFNNAINILRHKPSQQPRLVTAYGRAAENYIELNKFPEARAALDSLHAILAPYPDSEHHSLYYMGEGMYYHKLEAYDKAINYFDMGIRSANGTLKDYRIQELNFQKVKTQVAAEKYNDARQLLIKLMNDPEVMDFYGNRIETYDNLAKVYAGLGNMKEAYHWQKEYTILNDSLNDSKLKKDVNALEQKYNNAEKEKRIARLEAENKIALLSARNNRLINWLLGVISVSLLITVILSYSNYKKNKKLAVEKENSYQAQVQKLKQEQQLVSVQAMLKGEERERKRMAQDLHDGLGGILAGVRMNLSEVESKVTQTFQNEIDKIITNVDISLRELRRIAHNLMPETLLRFGLVNALDDLCKSYQAPGINIEFQVYEMNTKMSDNKQLTIYRIIQELLSNALRHSKATEIIVQCSQNKNKCFITVEDNGKGFDPDLPENKKGLGLTNLKNRVKSMKGKLDINSDTEGTIVNIELNVG; encoded by the coding sequence ATGAAGGCATACGCTGACAGCCTTCAGCATGCACTCGGAAAAGAGGATAACGACAGTATTAAAGCGCAAATACACATACAGCTTATCAATTACTGGTTGTACAGGGATACTACGGTAGCTCATAAACACCTGATGGAAGGGAGAGCCTTGAGTGTGAATTATCCTTATTTATACGGAATGTCGTATTATGCCGAAGGGCTTTACTATTTTAATTCAGATGCCGGTAAAAGTGTAAATGCGTATTTAAAGGCTGATACCATTTTAGGGCAGTTAAAAACAAGAGAAGCCTATATAGCAAGGTCTAATCTGTGGAATAATATAGCAGTACAAAAACAACGAAAAGATGATGATAGGGGACATGTAGATGTATTACTTAACAAGGCGATCCCCTTGGCAGAAAAGGCAAAAGATAGTGCGACGATGGCTTTTGAGTATTCAGCAGTAGGAGTTTCTTTTATGAATATGTCGCAATACGAGAAAGCGGTACCGTACTTTAATAATGCTATTAATATTTTAAGACATAAACCATCTCAACAACCACGACTGGTAACAGCATATGGAAGAGCAGCCGAGAATTATATTGAACTTAATAAATTTCCGGAGGCAAGGGCGGCATTGGACAGTCTCCATGCCATACTGGCCCCTTACCCTGATTCGGAACACCATTCGCTGTATTATATGGGAGAAGGAATGTACTATCACAAGCTGGAGGCATATGACAAGGCCATAAATTATTTTGATATGGGAATACGTTCTGCCAACGGGACTCTTAAAGATTACAGGATTCAGGAGCTTAATTTTCAAAAAGTAAAAACACAGGTTGCAGCTGAGAAATATAACGATGCCAGGCAACTGCTCATCAAATTAATGAACGACCCTGAAGTAATGGATTTTTATGGCAACCGCATAGAAACATACGATAATCTGGCCAAAGTATATGCAGGACTTGGTAATATGAAAGAAGCCTATCACTGGCAGAAAGAATACACTATACTGAACGACAGCCTTAACGACAGTAAACTGAAAAAAGACGTAAATGCGTTAGAACAAAAGTATAACAATGCAGAAAAGGAAAAGAGAATAGCCCGTCTGGAAGCAGAAAATAAAATAGCCTTGTTATCGGCACGTAATAACCGTTTGATAAACTGGTTACTGGGAGTTATAAGTGTGTCGTTGCTCATTACCGTAATATTATCTTACAGCAATTACAAAAAGAATAAAAAACTGGCAGTAGAAAAAGAGAACAGTTATCAGGCGCAGGTACAAAAATTAAAGCAGGAACAGCAATTAGTCTCTGTGCAGGCCATGTTAAAAGGAGAAGAACGGGAGCGTAAGCGAATGGCCCAGGACCTGCATGATGGTTTGGGAGGTATACTTGCCGGAGTTCGTATGAACCTATCTGAAGTGGAATCAAAAGTGACTCAAACATTCCAGAATGAAATTGATAAAATAATTACCAATGTGGATATCTCGTTAAGAGAACTAAGGAGGATAGCCCATAATCTGATGCCCGAGACCCTGCTAAGGTTCGGGCTTGTGAATGCTCTTGACGACCTGTGTAAATCGTATCAGGCACCGGGAATCAATATAGAGTTTCAGGTATATGAAATGAATACAAAGATGTCAGACAATAAACAACTTACCATATATCGTATTATTCAGGAACTATTGAGTAACGCTTTGCGGCACAGCAAGGCCACAGAGATCATCGTTCAGTGCAGCCAAAATAAAAATAAATGTTTCATTACTGTCGAGGACAACGGAAAAGGTTTTGATCCGGATCTTCCGGAGAATAAAAAAGGTTTGGGGCTTACCAATCTTAAAAACAGGGTGAAATCGATGAAGGGGAAGCTCGATATTAATTCTGATACAGAAGGTACCATTGTAAATATAGAACTTAATGTCGGATAG
- a CDS encoding response regulator, producing the protein MSDRRISIVLIDDHSIVVEGLKSLLNTSDMVNVIGEFTTGSEALHFLEDVYADIVFLDINLPDINGIDLCRKIRTLLPDTKILALSNHTERNIILQMLNNGANGYVLKNVSREELLKAVEVVRKGEIYFSSEINEIIAKPNRFELYGIPRLTKREKQILVMIAKGETTQSIASSLNVSPLTIETHRRNLHFKFKVKNVAELIMAANQCQLL; encoded by the coding sequence ATGTCGGATAGAAGGATAAGTATCGTGTTGATAGACGACCATTCTATTGTGGTAGAGGGGCTTAAATCACTCCTGAATACAAGTGATATGGTGAATGTTATCGGCGAATTTACTACAGGAAGTGAAGCTTTACACTTTTTGGAGGATGTATATGCAGATATTGTTTTTTTAGATATTAACCTTCCGGATATTAATGGTATCGATTTGTGCCGTAAAATAAGAACGCTCCTTCCCGATACAAAAATACTGGCACTGAGCAACCATACCGAACGGAATATTATACTACAAATGTTAAACAACGGAGCTAATGGTTATGTTCTTAAAAATGTATCAAGAGAAGAATTACTAAAAGCAGTTGAGGTTGTACGTAAGGGGGAAATCTATTTTAGCAGTGAGATTAATGAAATTATAGCAAAGCCTAATCGATTCGAGTTGTATGGAATTCCCCGGTTAACAAAAAGGGAAAAGCAAATATTGGTTATGATCGCAAAAGGAGAAACAACCCAATCAATAGCCAGTAGTCTTAATGTGAGTCCGTTAACGATAGAAACCCACAGGAGAAACCTTCATTTTAAATTCAAGGTGAAAAATGTTGCCGAATTAATCATGGCGGCAAATCAATGTCAGTTGTTGTAA
- a CDS encoding outer membrane beta-barrel protein: MKSLLFGTALLLLMCQYALAQDNTRIGGKLMYGSEIENIGIAAAAEIPIIDKLVIAPDISFYFPKKEEGIKTNVFELNANANYYFLEEETIGFYGLGGLNYTHVKVKVDNDFVSDSGSNGEIGLNLGAGANFEIGQNFLPFAEIKYVLGDFDQLVIAVGVKFNID; the protein is encoded by the coding sequence ATGAAATCATTATTATTTGGTACCGCATTGTTATTGTTAATGTGTCAGTATGCTTTAGCCCAGGATAATACACGTATTGGCGGGAAGTTAATGTATGGAAGCGAAATTGAAAACATCGGAATTGCCGCTGCTGCCGAGATTCCTATTATTGATAAACTGGTTATAGCACCCGATATAAGCTTTTATTTTCCCAAAAAAGAGGAAGGGATTAAGACGAATGTTTTCGAACTGAATGCCAACGCTAACTATTATTTTTTAGAAGAAGAGACCATAGGGTTTTATGGTTTGGGTGGTCTGAATTATACCCATGTGAAAGTAAAGGTTGATAATGATTTTGTAAGCGACAGTGGCAGTAATGGAGAAATAGGATTAAACCTGGGAGCGGGGGCTAATTTTGAGATAGGTCAAAACTTTTTGCCTTTTGCAGAAATCAAGTATGTGCTCGGGGATTTCGACCAGCTGGTAATCGCAGTAGGTGTAAAGTTTAATATCGATTAA
- a CDS encoding TonB-dependent receptor yields MRKLFITLTIISTSTILFSQEKEKEKNIGTEVVNVVKPYSPTLSDAFKIKETPKLDDSVTTAKKKIVYHIFSAPVASTFVPAKGKATGVKRAPRETIYNSYASLAVGNYNNASADFYTSRALNRDETLDFSLNHHSSQGGIDGIGLDDKFFNTKLAAAYNRDDRYADWGVDGSFQHQIYNWYGVPAGYYDASTLNGIDEKQSYYTAKVGGDLSIEDSFFTGGGARLRYFFDAYNSGESNVVLTPKFEFPVGEEWINLDFTFDYLNGKFDRNYFTSQTLNYSNLITKASPSLVILKDNLTINLGASVAYKLDIENSDNDIYFYPNITASYRLIEEYVTVYGGLEGDLVQNSYYGLQEENPYISPTLDIVPTDKTYDAYVGVKGKFLPNLSYNLRGSYTTERDKSLFALNPETGTLNYNTEGYAYANSFGLIYDDINTISVFGELSVDINRDFQLGINAEVSDYNTDNEEEAWNLPNVKGSLFLDYQINNKWFLGANVFYTGERTGLFRTDTGTNPGDSFNMQKVNLDSFFDINASAGYRINDQFSVYVKANNIANNEYSRWSNYLVQGFQVLAGVSYKFNM; encoded by the coding sequence ATGCGAAAGCTATTCATAACCCTCACTATAATCTCAACTTCAACAATCCTGTTCTCTCAGGAAAAAGAGAAGGAAAAAAATATAGGTACGGAAGTAGTAAACGTCGTTAAACCGTATTCCCCTACCCTGTCCGATGCATTCAAAATCAAAGAAACCCCCAAGCTGGACGATTCTGTTACTACCGCTAAAAAGAAAATAGTGTATCATATTTTTTCCGCCCCTGTAGCTTCGACTTTTGTCCCTGCAAAAGGTAAAGCTACAGGTGTTAAAAGAGCTCCCAGGGAAACCATCTATAATTCTTATGCCTCACTGGCTGTAGGGAACTACAATAATGCGTCGGCTGACTTTTATACAAGCAGGGCGTTAAACAGGGACGAAACTCTTGACTTTTCGCTCAACCACCATTCATCGCAGGGAGGAATTGACGGCATCGGGTTAGATGATAAATTTTTCAACACAAAACTCGCTGCTGCATACAACCGTGATGACCGGTATGCAGACTGGGGTGTAGATGGAAGCTTTCAACACCAAATATATAACTGGTATGGTGTGCCTGCCGGATATTATGATGCATCTACTTTAAATGGTATTGATGAAAAACAAAGCTATTATACCGCTAAAGTTGGCGGAGATCTTTCTATCGAGGACTCCTTCTTTACTGGTGGCGGAGCCCGTTTAAGATACTTTTTCGACGCTTATAATTCCGGAGAAAGCAACGTGGTTTTAACTCCAAAATTTGAATTTCCCGTGGGAGAAGAGTGGATTAACCTCGATTTTACCTTTGATTATCTGAATGGGAAGTTTGACAGAAACTATTTTACTTCACAAACTTTAAATTACAGTAATCTCATAACAAAGGCATCTCCAAGTCTGGTTATACTAAAAGATAATTTAACCATTAACCTAGGAGCATCCGTTGCATATAAATTAGATATTGAAAATAGCGATAACGATATTTATTTTTATCCGAACATCACCGCTTCCTACCGATTAATTGAAGAATACGTGACTGTATATGGTGGTTTGGAGGGTGACCTCGTTCAAAATTCATATTACGGGCTTCAAGAAGAAAATCCATACATATCACCTACTCTTGATATTGTTCCAACTGACAAGACCTATGATGCCTACGTTGGGGTAAAAGGTAAATTCCTGCCTAATCTAAGCTATAACCTCAGAGGTTCATATACCACAGAGAGGGATAAATCGTTATTTGCCCTGAATCCTGAAACCGGAACCCTGAATTATAATACGGAAGGATATGCCTATGCCAATTCCTTTGGACTTATTTATGACGATATAAATACCATATCGGTATTCGGAGAACTGAGTGTAGATATTAACAGAGATTTCCAGTTGGGAATAAATGCCGAAGTATCAGATTACAATACGGATAATGAAGAAGAAGCATGGAACCTGCCAAATGTTAAAGGTTCTCTTTTCCTAGATTACCAGATAAATAACAAATGGTTCTTAGGTGCCAATGTATTTTATACCGGTGAACGTACCGGCCTCTTTAGAACGGATACGGGCACGAACCCCGGCGACTCGTTCAATATGCAGAAAGTTAACCTTGATAGTTTTTTTGATATCAATGCAAGCGCCGGATACAGGATCAACGATCAGTTCTCTGTTTATGTAAAAGCCAATAATATCGCTAACAACGAATACAGCCGCTGGTCTAATTATTTAGTACAGGGGTTTCAGGTATTGGCCGGAGTCTCATATAAATTCAATATGTAA
- a CDS encoding tetratricopeptide repeat protein, which translates to MNIRKLACLSILLLSARGFAQESAIYTNPSKDYLRALDLYNERQYQASQNIFTDVKEHTTDIETQANCSYYIANAAIRLNQLGAERLMEDFVENYPTSTKRNSAFIDVANYYFDQGKYANSLKWYDKAEDQSMSYNEREEFNFKKGYALFKAKKHKDARTYLNRVITSEKYGSQAKYYIGYIAYESDNYGEADTYFSQVSGNEELNDKLSYYQADMNFKKGDFKKAISLATQQLAKADPKEKSELSKIVGESYFNLEQYNEAIPYLKEYKGKSGKWNNVDFYQLGYAYYKQGDYENAINQFNKIIDANDPVAQNAYYHLAECYIKTDKKQQALNAFRNASQMTFVEQIRKDAALNYAKLSYDVGNPYENVPQVLTNYLNNYPESSNKQEIQELLVDSYITSKNYDAALELLEKNRSFSSKTTYQKVAFYRGLELFNDGKYQDALTYLDKSLKETQDAGFTARATFWKAEADYILNRYNDAVVGFKQFEQSNAARTTPEYKNLYYNLGYAYFKQKNYEQAISYFKKYDASEKQDSQRLNDTYLRLGDSHFVTSKYWPAMEYYNKAIALNKVDADYAQFQKAISYGFVERPNQKIDQLEKFVNDYPNSTLRDDAYYELGNTYVNNNQTGKGISSYNKLAQEYRMSSYVPKAILKEGLIYYNAGQNNEALVKFKQVVKDYPDTQEAVQAVSTAKMIYVEEGKVNEYANWVKQLDFVEVSESDIENAAYEAAERKFVQGETRASVKGFEDYLEQFPNGAHAIQANFYLAQSYFNTGETQKSIPHYKYVIKDRNEFTEQALARLSQLYIDKGQNEAAIPILKQLEIQADYPQNITFAQSNLMKINYELKNYSETLTYAEKVLSNGKIDNRIKSDAQIMIARSAVKTNNQELAKSAYSQVQKIATGALAAEALYYDAYFKNKDGAFEASNEAVQKLAKDYAGYKEFGAKGLIVMAKNFHALDDAFQATYILENVMNNFADYPDIVKEAETELQRIKSQESLRNSSVSPTDQN; encoded by the coding sequence ATGAACATCCGTAAACTTGCTTGCCTTTCTATTTTACTATTATCCGCCAGAGGATTTGCCCAAGAATCGGCCATATACACCAACCCTTCTAAAGATTATTTAAGGGCTCTCGACTTATATAACGAGCGACAATACCAGGCATCTCAAAATATTTTCACCGACGTAAAAGAACATACGACAGATATTGAAACCCAGGCTAACTGCTCTTATTATATTGCCAATGCAGCTATCAGGTTAAACCAGTTAGGTGCTGAACGTTTAATGGAAGACTTTGTAGAAAATTACCCTACTTCGACAAAACGAAACTCTGCCTTTATAGATGTTGCCAATTACTATTTCGATCAGGGAAAGTATGCAAATTCCCTGAAATGGTACGACAAAGCCGAAGACCAGAGTATGAGCTATAATGAACGTGAAGAGTTCAATTTCAAAAAGGGTTATGCGCTTTTTAAGGCCAAAAAACACAAAGATGCGAGAACGTACCTCAACCGGGTGATTACTTCTGAAAAATATGGTTCACAAGCGAAATACTATATCGGTTACATCGCTTATGAAAGTGATAATTACGGAGAAGCCGATACATACTTCAGTCAGGTTTCAGGAAATGAAGAACTGAACGACAAACTTTCGTATTACCAGGCCGATATGAATTTCAAAAAGGGTGATTTTAAGAAGGCCATCTCTTTAGCCACACAACAGTTGGCAAAAGCAGATCCCAAAGAAAAATCTGAATTAAGTAAAATCGTCGGGGAAAGCTATTTCAATTTAGAACAATACAATGAAGCCATACCTTACCTGAAAGAATATAAGGGAAAAAGCGGCAAGTGGAACAATGTGGACTTTTATCAGCTTGGATATGCCTATTACAAACAAGGCGATTATGAGAATGCCATTAATCAGTTTAACAAAATAATTGATGCCAATGATCCCGTTGCCCAAAACGCTTATTACCATTTAGCTGAGTGTTATATTAAAACTGATAAGAAACAACAGGCACTCAATGCATTCAGGAATGCCTCGCAAATGACCTTTGTGGAACAAATAAGAAAAGATGCAGCTCTTAACTATGCTAAATTAAGCTATGACGTGGGCAACCCATATGAAAATGTTCCGCAGGTGCTCACCAACTATTTAAACAATTATCCTGAAAGCTCAAACAAACAAGAGATTCAGGAGCTTCTGGTCGACTCATATATTACCTCCAAAAATTATGATGCAGCTCTCGAACTTTTGGAAAAAAACAGGAGTTTCAGCAGTAAGACAACTTATCAGAAAGTTGCTTTCTACCGTGGACTGGAACTTTTTAATGACGGAAAATATCAAGATGCACTGACATACCTTGATAAATCACTTAAAGAGACCCAGGATGCCGGTTTTACCGCCAGAGCGACATTCTGGAAGGCAGAAGCCGATTATATTTTAAACAGATACAACGATGCTGTCGTAGGATTTAAACAATTTGAACAAAGCAATGCAGCCCGGACAACACCCGAATACAAGAATCTTTATTACAACCTGGGCTACGCCTATTTCAAACAAAAAAATTATGAACAGGCCATCTCGTATTTCAAAAAATATGACGCCAGCGAAAAACAAGACTCGCAAAGGTTAAACGATACCTACTTAAGGCTGGGAGACAGTCATTTTGTTACCAGTAAATACTGGCCGGCCATGGAATACTACAACAAAGCCATTGCTTTAAATAAAGTCGATGCTGACTATGCGCAATTCCAAAAAGCCATCAGTTATGGTTTTGTTGAACGTCCAAACCAGAAAATAGACCAGCTCGAAAAGTTTGTCAACGATTACCCGAACTCTACACTAAGAGATGATGCTTATTACGAATTAGGAAATACCTATGTAAACAACAACCAGACCGGTAAAGGCATCTCATCATATAACAAACTGGCCCAGGAATACAGAATGAGTTCTTATGTTCCGAAAGCCATCCTTAAAGAAGGACTTATCTATTACAATGCAGGTCAAAACAACGAAGCTCTAGTAAAGTTCAAGCAGGTTGTAAAAGATTATCCTGATACACAGGAGGCCGTACAAGCCGTTTCTACTGCTAAAATGATTTATGTTGAAGAAGGAAAGGTAAACGAATATGCCAATTGGGTAAAACAACTTGATTTTGTAGAAGTTTCTGAAAGTGACATAGAAAATGCTGCTTATGAAGCTGCCGAACGCAAATTCGTCCAGGGGGAAACCAGGGCCTCCGTAAAGGGTTTTGAAGATTACCTGGAGCAATTTCCTAATGGAGCACATGCCATTCAGGCTAATTTTTATTTAGCGCAATCTTATTTCAATACGGGAGAAACCCAAAAATCCATTCCGCATTACAAATACGTCATTAAAGACAGAAACGAGTTTACCGAACAGGCACTGGCGAGGTTAAGTCAGCTATATATTGACAAGGGTCAAAACGAAGCTGCTATCCCGATCTTAAAGCAATTAGAAATTCAGGCCGACTATCCGCAGAACATCACTTTTGCACAGTCTAACCTGATGAAAATAAATTACGAACTAAAGAATTACAGTGAAACGCTTACTTATGCTGAGAAAGTGCTCAGCAACGGTAAGATCGATAACCGGATAAAAAGCGATGCCCAGATAATGATCGCCAGATCGGCTGTTAAAACCAATAATCAGGAACTGGCTAAATCGGCATACAGCCAAGTACAAAAAATAGCCACCGGGGCTCTAGCTGCCGAAGCTTTGTATTATGATGCATACTTTAAAAACAAAGACGGGGCATTCGAGGCTTCCAATGAGGCTGTTCAGAAACTTGCCAAAGATTATGCCGGTTATAAAGAGTTTGGAGCAAAAGGATTGATTGTCATGGCTAAAAACTTTCATGCGTTAGACGATGCCTTCCAGGCTACCTATATATTGGAAAACGTAATGAACAATTTTGCCGATTATCCGGATATCGTTAAAGAGGCTGAAACTGAACTTCAAAGAATTAAGTCTCAAGAATCTCTCAGGAATTCTTCAGTTTCTCCAACCGATCAAAATTAA
- a CDS encoding cell division ATP-binding protein FtsE, translated as MSNTILELREVAVYQRENLVLSEVNLSINEGEFVYLIGKTGSGKSSFMKTLYGDLPLTQGSGSIVGYDLRGLKEKDIPFLRRKLGVVFQDFKLLPDRNVNDNLIFVLKATGWKDKEEMNLKIEEVLSKVGMKTKGFKYPHQLSGGEQQRVAIARALLNDPELILADEPTGNLDPQTSVEVMKVLQDINKNGRTILMATHDYALLLKYPSKTLKCDGSKVFEVVQKNV; from the coding sequence ATGTCAAATACCATTCTTGAGTTAAGAGAAGTAGCTGTTTATCAACGGGAAAATCTGGTTTTAAGTGAAGTAAACCTCAGTATAAATGAGGGAGAGTTTGTATACCTGATAGGTAAAACCGGTAGTGGTAAGAGTAGTTTTATGAAGACACTTTATGGCGATTTGCCGCTTACACAAGGATCGGGAAGTATTGTCGGATATGACCTCAGGGGGTTAAAAGAAAAAGATATTCCTTTTTTAAGGAGAAAGCTGGGGGTTGTTTTTCAGGACTTTAAGTTATTGCCGGACAGGAATGTAAATGATAACCTGATTTTTGTTCTTAAAGCAACCGGCTGGAAAGATAAGGAAGAAATGAACCTGAAAATAGAAGAAGTTCTGAGTAAGGTCGGGATGAAAACCAAAGGATTTAAATATCCACACCAGTTATCGGGAGGGGAGCAGCAACGGGTAGCGATCGCAAGAGCCTTGCTAAATGACCCCGAACTCATTTTAGCAGATGAGCCGACGGGGAACCTTGATCCGCAAACAAGTGTTGAGGTTATGAAAGTACTCCAGGATATTAATAAGAACGGAAGAACGATTCTGATGGCCACCCACGATTATGCCTTACTGTTGAAGTATCCGTCCAAGACTCTTAAATGTGACGGGAGCAAAGTTTTCGAAGTTGTTCAGAAGAATGTTTAG
- a CDS encoding uroporphyrinogen decarboxylase, giving the protein MDISGIPFTEWVGYAASLGVLLSFLMKNIVTLRTVNMIGCALFVAYGFMLQTSWPIIVTNLAIFVVNGFYLLKLKKKSNS; this is encoded by the coding sequence ATGGATATTTCAGGAATACCATTCACCGAATGGGTAGGTTATGCCGCCTCCCTGGGTGTTTTGTTATCATTTTTAATGAAAAATATTGTAACCTTAAGAACGGTCAATATGATTGGCTGTGCTTTGTTTGTTGCTTACGGATTCATGTTGCAGACTTCCTGGCCCATAATCGTAACCAATCTGGCTATTTTTGTAGTAAACGGTTTTTACCTGCTTAAACTAAAGAAAAAATCAAATTCCTAA
- the typA gene encoding translational GTPase TypA, producing the protein MTAIKNIAIIAHVDHGKTTLVDKILHHCELFRDNQETGELILDNNDLERERGITILSKNVSVNYKGTKINIIDTPGHADFGGEVERVLNMADGVLLLVDAFEGPMPQTRFVLQKAIEMRLKPIVVVNKVDKENCTPDEVHEAVFDLMFELGAEEWQLDFPTVYGSAKNNWMSDDWNNQTENIEPLLDMVVEHIPSPKIEEGSLQMLITSLDFSSYTGRIAIGRLQRGSLKPAMNVSLVKRDGSVVRSKIKELHIFDGLGRKKVEEVNAGDICAISGLEGFEIGDTIADFENPEGLPTIAIDEPTMSMLFTINDSPFFGKEGKFVTSRHIKDRLEKELERNLALRVQDTGSADKFMVFGRGVLHLSVLIETMRREGYELQIGQPQVILKEIDGQKCEPVEELTIDLPENVSGKAVEMVTIRKGEMLSMEPKGERMILKFNIPSRGIIGLRNQLLTATAGEAIMNHRFLEFQPFKGEIPGRINGSLISMEKGTAIPYSLDKLQERGKFFIHPGEDIYTGQVIGENSRGDDMVVNVTKTKKLSNVRSAGADDKVKLAPPIKFSLEEALEYIQKDEYVEVTPESLRLRKIFLDENERKRREKELG; encoded by the coding sequence ATGACTGCAATTAAAAACATTGCCATTATTGCACACGTTGACCACGGTAAAACTACTTTGGTTGATAAAATTCTTCATCACTGCGAACTTTTCCGTGATAATCAGGAAACGGGAGAACTCATTCTTGATAATAACGATCTGGAACGTGAAAGAGGAATTACGATTCTTTCTAAAAACGTTTCTGTAAATTATAAAGGAACCAAGATCAATATCATTGACACTCCTGGTCACGCCGATTTTGGTGGTGAAGTAGAGCGTGTATTGAACATGGCCGATGGTGTTTTACTTTTAGTAGATGCATTTGAAGGCCCTATGCCGCAAACACGTTTTGTACTTCAGAAGGCTATCGAAATGAGGTTGAAACCGATTGTAGTGGTCAACAAAGTTGATAAAGAGAACTGTACCCCTGATGAAGTACATGAAGCTGTATTCGACCTGATGTTCGAATTAGGTGCTGAAGAATGGCAGCTTGATTTCCCAACTGTTTACGGCTCTGCCAAAAACAACTGGATGAGTGACGATTGGAACAACCAGACAGAAAACATCGAACCGTTACTGGATATGGTAGTAGAGCATATTCCTTCTCCTAAAATCGAAGAAGGTTCCTTGCAGATGCTTATTACCTCTTTGGATTTCTCTTCTTATACCGGACGAATTGCGATCGGCAGATTACAAAGAGGGTCATTAAAACCTGCTATGAATGTATCCCTGGTAAAAAGAGACGGTTCTGTAGTAAGATCTAAAATTAAAGAACTACATATTTTTGACGGTCTGGGGCGTAAAAAAGTAGAGGAGGTAAATGCCGGTGATATCTGTGCTATTTCAGGCCTTGAAGGATTTGAAATAGGCGATACCATTGCCGATTTTGAAAATCCGGAAGGTTTACCGACCATCGCTATTGACGAACCGACAATGAGTATGTTGTTTACCATCAACGATTCTCCGTTCTTTGGTAAAGAAGGGAAGTTTGTTACCTCCCGCCATATTAAAGACCGTTTGGAAAAGGAATTGGAACGTAACCTTGCGCTGCGTGTTCAAGATACGGGAAGCGCAGATAAGTTTATGGTATTCGGCCGTGGAGTACTCCACCTTTCTGTACTTATTGAAACCATGAGACGTGAAGGATATGAACTCCAAATCGGACAGCCGCAGGTTATCCTTAAAGAAATTGACGGTCAGAAATGCGAACCGGTTGAAGAGCTCACCATCGACCTGCCTGAAAATGTATCGGGTAAAGCTGTAGAAATGGTTACTATACGTAAAGGTGAAATGCTAAGCATGGAACCCAAAGGAGAACGCATGATCCTTAAATTCAACATCCCCTCAAGAGGGATTATCGGATTAAGAAATCAACTATTGACAGCTACTGCCGGTGAAGCCATTATGAACCACCGCTTCTTGGAATTCCAGCCGTTTAAAGGCGAAATCCCTGGACGTATTAACGGTTCACTGATCTCTATGGAAAAAGGAACCGCTATCCCTTATTCGCTCGACAAGCTCCAGGAAAGAGGGAAATTCTTTATTCATCCTGGTGAAGATATCTATACCGGGCAAGTGATTGGTGAGAACTCCCGTGGCGATGATATGGTGGTGAATGTTACCAAAACCAAAAAATTATCAAACGTAAGATCTGCCGGTGCCGACGACAAAGTGAAACTGGCACCGCCAATTAAATTCTCCCTGGAGGAAGCTTTGGAATACATCCAAAAAGATGAATATGTTGAAGTAACGCCGGAGTCTCTCCGCTTAAGGAAGATATTTTTAGATGAGAACGAACGTAAGCGCAGAGAAAAGGAACTGGGTTAA